One part of the Eulemur rufifrons isolate Redbay chromosome 16, OSU_ERuf_1, whole genome shotgun sequence genome encodes these proteins:
- the MFSD5 gene encoding molybdate-anion transporter isoform X1 produces the protein MLVTAYLAFVGLLASCLGLELSRCRAKPPGRACSNPSFLRFQLDFYQVYFLALAADWLQAPYLYKLYQHYYFLEGQIAILYVCGLASTVLFGLVASSLVDWLGRKKSCVLFSLTYSLCCLTKLSQDYFVLLVGRALGGLSTALLFSAFEAWYIHEHVERHDFPAEWIPATFARVAFWNHVLAIVAGVAAEAVASWMGLGPVAPFVAAIPLLALAGALALHNWGENYDRQRAFSRTCAGGLRCLLSDRRVLLLGTIQALFESVIFIFVFLWTPVLDPHGAPLGIVFSSFMAASLLGSSLYRIATSKRYHLQPMHLLSLAVLIVVFSLFMLTFSTSPGQESPVESFIAFLLIELACGLYFPSMSFLRRKVIPETEQAGVLNWFRVPLHLLACLGLLVLHDSDRKTGTRNMFSICSAIMVMALLAVVGLFTVVRHDAELRVPSPTGEPYAPEL, from the coding sequence ATGCTGGTGACTGCCTACCTCGCTTTTGTAGGCCTCCTGGCCTCCTGTCTGGGGCTGGAGCTGTCAAGATGCCGGGCTAAGCCCCCTGGAAGGGCCTGCAgcaatccttccttccttcgatTTCAACTGGACTTCTATCAGGTCTACTTCCTGGCCCTGGCAGCTGACTGGCTTCAGGCCCCCTATCTCTATAAACTCTATCAGCATTACTACTTCCTGGAGGGTCAAATCGCCATCCTCTATGTCTGTGGCCTTGCCTCCACCGTCCTCTTTGGCCTTGTGGCCTCCTCCCTTGTGGATTGGCTGGGTCGCAAGAAGTCTTGTGTCCTGTTCTCCCTCACTTACTCTCTGTGCTGTTTAACCAAACTCTCTCAGGACTACTTTGTGCTGCTGGTGGGCAGAGCACTTGGTGGACTGTCCACGGCCCTGCTCTTCTCAGCCTTTGAGGCCTGGTACATCCATGAGCACGTAGAACGGCATGACTTCCCTGCAGAGTGGATCCCAGCTACTTTTGCCCGAGTTGCCTTCTGGAACCATGTGCTGGCTATAGTGGCAGGTGTGGCAGCTGAGGCTGTGGCTAGCTGGATGGGGCTGGGGCCTGTAGCACCCTTTGTGGCCGCCATTCCTCTCCTGGCTCTGGCTGGGGCCCTGGCCCTTCACAACTGGGGGGAGAACTATGACCGGCAGCGTGCCTTCTCAAGGACCTGTGCTGGGGGCCTGCGCTGCCTCCTATCGGACCGCCGCGTGCTGCTGTTAGGCACCATACAAGCCCTTTTTGAGAGTGTCATCTTCATCTTTGTCTTCCTCTGGACACCTGTGCTGGACCCACATGGGGCCCCGCTGGGCATTGTCTTCTCCAGCTTCATGGCAGCCAGCCTGCTCGGCTCTTCTCTGTATCGGATTGCCACCTCCAAGAGGTACCACCTTCAGCCCATGCACCTACTCTCCCTTGCTGTCCTCATCGTCGTCTTCTCTCTCTTCATGTTGACTTTCTCCACCAGCCCAGGTCAGGAGAGTCCAGTGGAGTCCTTCATAGCCTTTCTACTTATTGAGTTGGCCTGTGGGCTATACTTTCCCAGCATGAGCTTCCTACGGAGAAAGGTGATCCCTGAAACAGAGCAGGCTGGTGTACTCAACTGGTTCCGGGTGCCTCTGCACTTACTGGCCTGCCTGGGACTCCTTGTCCTCCATGACAGTGATCGAAAAACAGGCACTCGGAATATGTTCAGCATCTGCTCTGCCATCATGGTGATGGCTCTGTTGGCAGTGGTGGGACTCTTCACCGTGGTAAGGCATGATGCTGAGCTGCGGGTGCCCTCACCCACCGGGGAGCCCTATGCTCCTGAACTCTAA
- the MFSD5 gene encoding molybdate-anion transporter isoform X2, whose amino-acid sequence MLVTAYLAFVGLLASCLGLELSRCRAKPPGRACSNPSFLRFQLDFYQVYFLALAADWLQAPYLYKLYQHYYFLEGQIAILYVCGLASTVLFGLVASSLVDWLGRKKSCVLFSLTYSLCCLTKLSQDYFVLLVGRALGGLSTALLFSAFEAWYIHEHVERHDFPAEWIPATFARVAFWNHVLAIVAGVAAEAVASWMGLGPVAPFVAAIPLLALAGALALHNWGENYDRQRAFSRTCAGGLRCLLSDRRVLLLGTIQALFESVIFIFVFLWTPVLDPHGAPLGIVFSSFMAASLLGSSLYRIATSKSPGQESPVESFIAFLLIELACGLYFPSMSFLRRKVIPETEQAGVLNWFRVPLHLLACLGLLVLHDSDRKTGTRNMFSICSAIMVMALLAVVGLFTVVRHDAELRVPSPTGEPYAPEL is encoded by the exons ATGCTGGTGACTGCCTACCTCGCTTTTGTAGGCCTCCTGGCCTCCTGTCTGGGGCTGGAGCTGTCAAGATGCCGGGCTAAGCCCCCTGGAAGGGCCTGCAgcaatccttccttccttcgatTTCAACTGGACTTCTATCAGGTCTACTTCCTGGCCCTGGCAGCTGACTGGCTTCAGGCCCCCTATCTCTATAAACTCTATCAGCATTACTACTTCCTGGAGGGTCAAATCGCCATCCTCTATGTCTGTGGCCTTGCCTCCACCGTCCTCTTTGGCCTTGTGGCCTCCTCCCTTGTGGATTGGCTGGGTCGCAAGAAGTCTTGTGTCCTGTTCTCCCTCACTTACTCTCTGTGCTGTTTAACCAAACTCTCTCAGGACTACTTTGTGCTGCTGGTGGGCAGAGCACTTGGTGGACTGTCCACGGCCCTGCTCTTCTCAGCCTTTGAGGCCTGGTACATCCATGAGCACGTAGAACGGCATGACTTCCCTGCAGAGTGGATCCCAGCTACTTTTGCCCGAGTTGCCTTCTGGAACCATGTGCTGGCTATAGTGGCAGGTGTGGCAGCTGAGGCTGTGGCTAGCTGGATGGGGCTGGGGCCTGTAGCACCCTTTGTGGCCGCCATTCCTCTCCTGGCTCTGGCTGGGGCCCTGGCCCTTCACAACTGGGGGGAGAACTATGACCGGCAGCGTGCCTTCTCAAGGACCTGTGCTGGGGGCCTGCGCTGCCTCCTATCGGACCGCCGCGTGCTGCTGTTAGGCACCATACAAGCCCTTTTTGAGAGTGTCATCTTCATCTTTGTCTTCCTCTGGACACCTGTGCTGGACCCACATGGGGCCCCGCTGGGCATTGTCTTCTCCAGCTTCATGGCAGCCAGCCTGCTCGGCTCTTCTCTGTATCGGATTGCCACCTCCAAGAG CCCAGGTCAGGAGAGTCCAGTGGAGTCCTTCATAGCCTTTCTACTTATTGAGTTGGCCTGTGGGCTATACTTTCCCAGCATGAGCTTCCTACGGAGAAAGGTGATCCCTGAAACAGAGCAGGCTGGTGTACTCAACTGGTTCCGGGTGCCTCTGCACTTACTGGCCTGCCTGGGACTCCTTGTCCTCCATGACAGTGATCGAAAAACAGGCACTCGGAATATGTTCAGCATCTGCTCTGCCATCATGGTGATGGCTCTGTTGGCAGTGGTGGGACTCTTCACCGTGGTAAGGCATGATGCTGAGCTGCGGGTGCCCTCACCCACCGGGGAGCCCTATGCTCCTGAACTCTAA